From the Actinomycetota bacterium genome, one window contains:
- a CDS encoding radical SAM protein — MKRKTSIPPVDYQAFSKRVHESVRRDRIPVGGSLDLTSRCNLRCVHCYVRDTDPSGELGTGEIKRILDELAEAGCLWMLFTGGEPLLRSDFRELYGYAKQKGFLVNLFTNATLVTPDLADFLGGWPPFSIEISIYGATRDTYEKVTGVKGSFDKCMAGIELLHRHGLPLKLKSMILTLNQHELTDMMEMAAKFGAEFRYDPNIHGRVDGSSSPVSFRLSPEEVLQLDFIDRRRIGALKKYVDYCKQYDRDDVHAFHCGAGIDSFHIDAEGRLCLCMLARRESFDLRQGSFMEGWNGLIREMRYRENDREYACGACELLEMCGQCPGWGEVENGDQLKGADFLCRLAHLRQEAYESLSEWDEDKSSK; from the coding sequence TTGAAGCGTAAAACTTCCATACCCCCCGTTGACTACCAGGCGTTCAGCAAGCGCGTCCATGAGTCTGTCCGCCGGGACCGCATCCCCGTCGGTGGCAGCCTCGACCTGACCTCACGCTGTAACCTCCGCTGCGTTCATTGCTATGTCCGGGACACTGATCCTTCTGGCGAGCTCGGCACCGGCGAAATCAAGCGTATACTCGACGAGCTGGCCGAGGCCGGCTGTCTCTGGATGCTCTTCACCGGAGGCGAGCCGCTGCTGCGGAGTGACTTCCGCGAACTCTACGGCTATGCCAAACAAAAAGGCTTTCTTGTCAACCTGTTCACCAACGCGACTCTGGTAACGCCCGACCTCGCTGATTTTCTGGGAGGATGGCCGCCGTTCTCGATCGAGATCTCGATATACGGGGCCACCCGCGATACCTATGAAAAGGTGACCGGGGTGAAGGGCTCCTTCGACAAGTGCATGGCGGGCATCGAACTGCTGCACCGGCATGGATTGCCGCTCAAGCTCAAGAGCATGATCCTGACTCTTAACCAGCACGAACTCACCGATATGATGGAGATGGCCGCGAAGTTCGGAGCCGAGTTCCGCTACGACCCCAACATCCATGGCAGGGTCGACGGCTCCAGCTCTCCGGTTTCATTCCGGCTTTCACCGGAAGAGGTCCTGCAGCTGGATTTCATCGACCGCCGCCGCATCGGCGCTCTCAAGAAATACGTCGACTACTGCAAGCAGTACGACCGAGACGACGTGCACGCTTTCCATTGCGGCGCCGGCATCGATTCCTTCCATATCGACGCCGAGGGCCGCCTCTGCCTCTGCATGCTGGCTCGCCGCGAATCCTTCGACCTTCGCCAGGGATCTTTCATGGAAGGGTGGAACGGGCTCATCAGGGAGATGAGGTACAGGGAGAACGACAGGGAGTACGCCTGCGGCGCCTGTGAGCTGCTGGAGATGTGCGGCCAGTGCCCGGGCTGGGGCGAGGTAGAGAACGGCGATCAGCTCAAGGGCGCGGACTTCCTCTGCCGCCTGGCTCACTTGCGCCAGGAAGCTTATGAAAGCCTTTCAGAATGGGATGAAGATAAATCCAGCAAATAG
- a CDS encoding PqqD family protein — protein sequence MQLEAKYEQSGDMVWRQVGDETILVPVQREMGQLNNVYTLNRTAAFIWSRIDGNKTLAEIRDELVSEFEVEPDHAERDLVKCIGQFEEIDGIRQVS from the coding sequence ATGCAGCTTGAAGCAAAGTATGAGCAGAGCGGCGACATGGTCTGGCGGCAGGTCGGCGATGAGACCATCCTGGTGCCGGTCCAGCGGGAGATGGGGCAGCTCAACAATGTCTATACGCTGAATCGCACAGCCGCTTTCATCTGGTCCAGGATCGACGGCAACAAGACCCTCGCCGAGATAAGGGACGAGCTGGTCTCCGAGTTCGAGGTCGAGCCCGATCACGCCGAGCGGGATCTGGTCAAGTGCATCGGCCAGTTCGAGGAGATCGACGGCATCAGGCAGGTTTCCTAA
- a CDS encoding 2-oxoacid:acceptor oxidoreductase family protein, which produces MQQVTEIRWHARGGQGAVTAAKMVAEVALSQDKYFQAFPEYGPERSGAPIVAFTRLSDQPIQIYSAIEHPDYVLVLDPTLLDVVDVTAGTGEGAVVIVNSEGACSELAGRSEMAGRKVYTVPATKIALETIKRAIPNTPLIGALAKVSGLFSLEGILDEVKTSLSKKFNEDVVNANLEAVRRGYEEVSDE; this is translated from the coding sequence ATGCAGCAGGTAACCGAGATTCGCTGGCACGCACGGGGCGGCCAGGGGGCTGTCACCGCCGCCAAGATGGTGGCCGAAGTAGCCCTGAGCCAGGACAAGTATTTCCAGGCTTTCCCGGAATACGGTCCGGAACGTTCCGGCGCGCCGATCGTCGCTTTTACGCGGCTCTCCGACCAGCCCATCCAGATCTACAGCGCCATCGAGCACCCTGACTATGTCCTGGTTCTCGACCCGACGCTTCTGGACGTGGTCGACGTGACCGCCGGCACCGGCGAAGGCGCAGTCGTCATCGTCAATTCCGAGGGCGCCTGCTCCGAGCTGGCGGGACGCTCCGAGATGGCCGGCAGGAAAGTTTACACAGTCCCGGCCACAAAGATCGCCCTGGAAACGATCAAGCGGGCGATTCCCAACACTCCCCTGATCGGCGCTCTGGCCAAGGTGAGCGGGCTGTTCTCACTCGAGGGCATCCTGGACGAGGTAAAGACCTCGCTTTCCAAGAAATTCAACGAGGACGTCGTCAACGCCAATCTCGAAGCGGTCAGGCGCGGCTACGAGGAGGTGTCGGACGAATGA
- a CDS encoding 4Fe-4S binding protein: protein MSKTRPEKKKWDVSDIQKWGPGRHEKGATIPESGNAQDYKTGGWRSERPRRDREKCNDCMICFFACPDSSIRVENDKMVDIDLDHCKGCGICAQVCPRDAIEMMNEIKACKLEEK from the coding sequence ATGAGCAAGACCAGGCCCGAAAAAAAGAAGTGGGATGTCAGCGACATCCAGAAATGGGGTCCCGGCAGGCATGAGAAGGGAGCCACCATCCCTGAATCCGGCAACGCTCAAGACTACAAGACCGGCGGCTGGCGCTCCGAGCGCCCGCGCCGCGACCGTGAAAAGTGCAACGACTGCATGATCTGTTTCTTCGCCTGCCCTGACTCTTCTATCAGAGTGGAGAATGACAAGATGGTGGATATCGACCTCGATCATTGCAAGGGCTGCGGCATCTGCGCGCAGGTCTGCCCTCGTGACGCCATCGAGATGATGAACGAGATCAAAGCATGCAAACTGGAGGAAAAATAA
- the porA gene encoding pyruvate ferredoxin oxidoreductase, whose amino-acid sequence MARKAITGNGAIALALKQVEPDVMAAYPITPQTEIAQNYAQFVADGAVKTEYIPVESEHSAMSAAIGSCAAGARTFTATSSQGFALMWEMLFIAASLRLPLTMPVITRALSGPINIHCDHSDSMGGRDCGWIQLYGEGAQEGYDNAIQAFRIAEHMEVRLPVMTMIDGFIISGAIGPVETLEDDEVKKFVGEYTTLNPLLNVANPVTVGAFDSLGGWYFEHKVAQNRAMDNAMKVIEEVGKDFGSLSGREYSHFKTHMIEDAEIVLVAIGSAAGNVKTMVDTLRAEGKKVGMLKVRTFRPFPYEQIRQALSNACVIGVMDRSDSYGAQGGPLFTEISAAMFGGETRPKMFNFIYGLGGRDIFPDDIRGAVETLEQAAAGEQVSQTRHYLNVREG is encoded by the coding sequence ATGGCCCGTAAAGCAATCACCGGGAACGGGGCTATTGCGCTCGCCTTAAAGCAGGTAGAGCCAGACGTCATGGCCGCCTACCCGATCACACCGCAGACGGAGATCGCCCAGAACTACGCCCAGTTCGTAGCCGACGGCGCCGTCAAGACAGAATATATTCCCGTGGAGAGCGAGCACAGCGCCATGAGCGCGGCCATAGGTTCCTGCGCCGCCGGGGCCCGCACCTTCACCGCCACCTCGTCGCAGGGCTTCGCGCTCATGTGGGAGATGCTCTTCATCGCCGCCTCCCTGAGGCTGCCGTTGACGATGCCCGTCATCACGCGGGCGCTTTCCGGACCGATCAACATCCACTGCGACCATTCCGATTCCATGGGCGGCCGCGACTGCGGCTGGATCCAGCTCTACGGCGAGGGCGCCCAGGAGGGCTATGACAACGCCATCCAGGCTTTCCGCATCGCCGAGCACATGGAGGTGCGTCTGCCGGTGATGACCATGATCGACGGCTTCATCATCAGCGGCGCCATCGGGCCGGTGGAAACCCTGGAAGACGATGAGGTCAAGAAGTTCGTCGGCGAGTACACGACCCTGAACCCACTGCTGAACGTAGCGAACCCCGTCACCGTCGGCGCCTTCGACAGCCTCGGCGGCTGGTACTTCGAGCACAAGGTGGCCCAGAACCGGGCCATGGACAACGCCATGAAGGTCATCGAGGAAGTGGGCAAGGATTTCGGCAGCTTGAGCGGCCGCGAATATTCCCACTTCAAGACCCACATGATCGAGGATGCCGAGATCGTGCTGGTGGCCATCGGCTCGGCGGCCGGCAACGTCAAGACCATGGTCGACACGCTGCGCGCCGAAGGCAAGAAGGTCGGCATGCTCAAGGTGCGGACCTTCCGCCCCTTCCCCTACGAGCAGATCCGCCAGGCGCTATCCAACGCCTGCGTCATCGGCGTCATGGACCGTTCCGATTCTTACGGCGCCCAGGGCGGCCCGCTGTTCACCGAGATCAGCGCCGCCATGTTCGGCGGTGAGACCCGCCCGAAGATGTTCAACTTCATCTACGGCCTCGGCGGCCGGGATATCTTCCCGGATGACATCCGCGGCGCCGTGGAGACGCTGGAACAGGCGGCGGCGGGAGAACAGGTATCACAGACAAGACATTATCTCAACGTGAGAGAGGGGTGA